A genomic segment from Simkaniaceae bacterium encodes:
- a CDS encoding DMT family transporter yields the protein MNHKTKIITASISAVLAAAFLAIMSGLTKIARAETSLEMALFFRFTVGFLISLPFCLSFKNFSFRVPKLWLHILRAIMAFSALFCLFYALKYLPLFNVLLLGITYPLFIPILVYFFFRRRLSIKMILGISLGFVGVIFVLQPDASKILDFHSFIAILAGFLIAVTFLIVRVLHRESSSAQINFYYPFFAMLCAWIFAAFNWEWPSAHMLPILIAMGVTGVLYQFLIVYALKLAHASLISPLMYTSILFSALFEWAYWGDLPNAYGWFGFALIFCGACITVWIGGQMHHLTKATPKEKD from the coding sequence ATGAATCATAAGACAAAAATCATTACTGCATCCATTTCGGCAGTACTTGCAGCAGCTTTTCTTGCGATAATGAGTGGCCTTACAAAAATTGCTCGCGCTGAAACTTCTTTAGAGATGGCCCTATTCTTTCGATTCACTGTGGGGTTTTTAATCTCACTCCCCTTTTGCCTAAGCTTCAAAAACTTTTCCTTCAGAGTGCCCAAATTATGGCTTCATATTCTAAGAGCTATCATGGCATTTTCCGCTCTATTTTGCCTCTTTTATGCCCTGAAATACCTACCCCTTTTCAATGTCCTTCTACTCGGAATTACCTATCCCCTCTTTATTCCCATTCTGGTTTATTTTTTCTTTCGCAGACGCCTCTCTATTAAAATGATCCTGGGCATTTCACTTGGATTTGTTGGGGTTATTTTTGTATTGCAACCCGATGCATCGAAGATTTTAGATTTTCATTCCTTCATTGCAATCCTTGCAGGTTTTTTAATCGCCGTGACATTTTTAATCGTTAGAGTGCTTCATCGGGAATCGAGCTCTGCACAAATCAACTTTTATTATCCCTTCTTTGCTATGTTATGTGCTTGGATTTTTGCTGCTTTTAATTGGGAGTGGCCATCGGCACACATGCTTCCGATTTTAATTGCCATGGGAGTGACAGGGGTTTTGTATCAATTTTTGATTGTCTATGCCTTGAAACTTGCGCATGCCTCACTGATTTCACCTTTGATGTATACCAGCATTCTTTTCAGTGCACTCTTTGAGTGGGCATACTGGGGCGATCTCCCCAATGCTTACGGTTGGTTTGGATTTGCATTGATTTTTTGTGGAGCATGTATCACGGTTTGGATCGGTGGACAGATGCATCACCTCACCAAAGCCACTCCTAAAGAAAAGGATTAA
- the lepB gene encoding signal peptidase I: protein MYRLNKSKSIFFHTLKLFRKKKKKLSLSARAEIHETLNTFQNSLSEKNIEASFNLAKKCELLTKLHMKKHFFDHVVELVFALIFALIVATVVRQMWFELYEIPSGSMRPTLLENDRLVVSKNQFCINVPLMLKHFLFEPEEVKRNGVFIFSGENMDIPNNHYNYFYIFPGYKQYVKRLMGKPGDTLYFYGGQIYGMDRDGNDITDLLQPKSLSHISHVPFINFEGDIKTPSPLTKGISSPVIFYQMNLPIAKLFASSFNQVKGEILYTAERSEKPVADYGDLWGFKNYGMAQILHEDNNYILELTHSPSIKHTVIKKDYYGKFIPMLGTSKSYIQLNDALLKKIFQSLYTDRFVVKDGYMRRSSQVSPPIQKGVKNYYPYLDGIPNGTYEFFDGKGYQVYWQGVRRELPANHPLMQYTPEKATLFFNIGMEFDTRFLPDSLYDVLPARYAFFNHNALYLMGHEVISHDDPDMVKYVNRELERERESNGNYVPFIDYGPPLTKEGKLDKDFIRQAGLKIPEGHYLALGDNYAMSADSRKFGFVPQENIRGVPDFIFWPVGSQFGLVNQPLYPLFTVSRLIIWGIAGVVFIIWAIVSRRRHALPIKIPE from the coding sequence GTGTATCGCCTAAACAAATCTAAATCTATTTTCTTTCATACGCTTAAACTGTTTCGCAAAAAGAAAAAAAAACTCTCTTTATCTGCCCGAGCAGAAATCCATGAAACGCTCAATACATTCCAAAATTCCCTTTCAGAAAAAAACATTGAGGCCTCTTTCAATCTAGCAAAGAAATGTGAATTGCTCACCAAGCTTCATATGAAAAAGCATTTCTTTGACCATGTCGTTGAACTCGTTTTTGCCCTCATTTTTGCTCTCATTGTCGCTACAGTCGTGCGTCAAATGTGGTTTGAACTCTATGAAATTCCATCGGGATCAATGCGACCTACCCTATTAGAAAATGATCGCCTTGTTGTTTCTAAAAATCAGTTCTGTATCAATGTTCCCCTCATGCTCAAACACTTTTTGTTTGAGCCCGAAGAAGTAAAGCGCAACGGTGTTTTTATTTTTTCCGGTGAGAATATGGATATCCCCAATAATCATTATAACTACTTTTATATCTTCCCCGGCTATAAACAATATGTCAAACGGCTTATGGGAAAACCCGGCGACACCCTTTATTTTTATGGTGGGCAAATTTACGGAATGGATCGCGACGGCAATGATATTACCGATCTCCTCCAACCCAAATCGCTCTCTCATATTTCGCATGTCCCCTTTATTAATTTTGAAGGAGATATTAAAACGCCTTCCCCACTTACAAAAGGCATTTCATCCCCTGTTATTTTTTATCAAATGAATCTTCCCATAGCAAAACTCTTCGCCTCGTCATTCAATCAAGTGAAAGGTGAAATCCTCTATACCGCGGAGCGCTCTGAAAAACCCGTTGCAGATTATGGGGATTTATGGGGATTTAAAAATTATGGAATGGCCCAAATTCTACATGAAGATAACAATTATATTTTGGAGCTCACCCACTCTCCTAGCATAAAACATACCGTAATCAAAAAAGATTACTATGGAAAATTCATTCCAATGCTGGGGACCTCTAAATCATATATCCAACTGAATGACGCTCTTTTAAAGAAAATCTTTCAGAGCCTTTATACTGACCGTTTTGTCGTTAAAGATGGGTATATGAGAAGAAGCTCCCAAGTCTCCCCCCCCATTCAAAAAGGCGTTAAAAATTATTACCCTTATCTCGACGGTATCCCCAACGGCACCTATGAGTTTTTTGACGGAAAAGGATATCAAGTCTACTGGCAAGGGGTTCGAAGGGAGCTACCCGCAAACCACCCGCTCATGCAATATACTCCGGAAAAAGCCACCCTATTTTTCAATATCGGCATGGAATTCGATACTCGCTTTCTTCCCGATTCACTCTATGACGTCCTCCCTGCACGGTATGCCTTTTTTAACCACAATGCCCTTTATTTAATGGGGCATGAAGTCATCTCTCATGACGATCCGGACATGGTGAAATATGTCAATCGCGAGTTGGAGCGCGAGCGCGAATCGAATGGTAACTATGTGCCTTTTATCGATTATGGCCCTCCCCTCACAAAAGAAGGCAAACTTGATAAAGACTTTATTCGTCAAGCAGGACTTAAAATTCCTGAAGGGCATTACCTTGCTCTTGGCGACAATTATGCAATGAGTGCCGATAGCCGCAAATTTGGCTTTGTTCCTCAGGAAAATATCCGCGGCGTCCCCGACTTTATTTTCTGGCCGGTGGGATCCCAATTCGGTCTAGTCAACCAACCTCTATATCCCCTCTTTACCGTTTCAAGACTCATCATATGGGGGATTGCCGGTGTTGTCTTTATTATTTGGGCCATTGTTTCAAGAAGACGCCATGCGCTTCCCATTAAAATCCCCGAGTGA